The proteins below come from a single Oryzias latipes chromosome 14, ASM223467v1 genomic window:
- the LOC101175500 gene encoding guanine nucleotide-binding protein G(I)/G(S)/G(T) subunit beta-2: protein MSELEQLRQEAEQLRNQIRDARKACGDSTLSQMAAGLDPVGRIQMRTRRTLRGHLAKIYAMHWGSDSRLLVSASQDGKLIVWDSHTTNKIHAIPLRSSWVMTCAYAPSGNYVACGGLDNICSIYCLKTREGNVRVSRELPGHTGYLSCCRFIDDNQIITSSGDTTCAMWDIETSQQTTVFSGHTGDVMSLSLSPDLRTFVSGACDASVKLWDIRDSMCRQTFTGHESDINATCFFPNGSAFATGSDDATCRLFDLRADQELSVYCHDNIICGITSVAFSRSGRLLLAGYDDFNCNIWDAMKGDRAGVLAGHDNRVSCLGVTDDGMAACTGSWDSFLKIWN from the exons ATGGCTGCTGGTCTGGATCCTGTGGGTCGGATTCAGATGCGGACGAGACGCACCCTCCGTGGTCACCTGGCTAAGATCTACGCCATGCACTGGGGCTCAGACTCAAG gCTTCTGGTTAGTGCTTCTCAAGATGGAAAACTCATCGTTTGGGACAGCCACACGACTAACAAG ATCCATGCCATCCCCCTGCGCTCCTCCTGGGTCATGACGTGTGCTTACGCCCCCTCTGGGAACTATGTGGCCTGTGGAGGCCTGGACAACATCTGCTCCATTTACTGCTTGAAGACGCGTGAAGGCAACGTCAGGGTCAGCAGGGAACTACCTGGCCATACAG GTTACCTGTCATGTTGCCGTTTCATAGATGACAATCAAATCATCACAAGTTCTGGAGACACTACCTG TGCGATGTGGGACATCGAGACGAGTCAGCAGACCACCGTTTTCTCCGGCCACACCGGTGATGTCATGAGCCTGTCCCTGTCGCCTGACCTGCGCACCTTTGTGTCAGGAGCCTGTGATGCTTCGGTCAAGCTCTGGGACATCAGGGACAGCATGTGCCGGCAGACCTTCACAGGCCACGAGTCGGACATCAACGCTACCTGT ttctttcccaACGGCAGCGCTTTTGCTACAGGCTCTGACGACGCCACCTGCAGGCTGTTTGACCTTCGCGCAGACCAGGAGCTCAGCGTCTACTGCCACGACAACATCATCTGCGGCATCACCTCTGTGGCTTTCTCGCGCTCCGGCCGCCTGCTGCTGGCAGGCTATGACGACTTTAACTGCAACATCTGGGATGCCATGAAGGGGGACCGAGCGG GAGTGCTGGCCGGCCACGACAATCGCGTGAGCTGTCTGGGTGTGACGGATGACGGCATGGCGGCGTGCACGGGCTCCTGGGACAGCTTCCTGAAGATCTGGAACTGA